The following DNA comes from Hordeum vulgare subsp. vulgare chromosome 3H, MorexV3_pseudomolecules_assembly, whole genome shotgun sequence.
GCCCGTTTCTCCGTGGCTTGGAAGAACTGATTCCTCCCAGCCAGGTATATCCCAGCATCTACTATGACTGGTTGCACTCTCTGAGACCTACAACAATATATTGGTGAAACTAATACCAGTGGAACGAAATTCTTACTAAGTTCAGATAGTACATACTCTTTCCATCCAATATCACTAGTGTGATCGATGAAGTTGAGGTTCCTTGGCACAGACGAGAAGACATGAATCAGGTCTGCAGCAAGCGAAAACGTAGAAGACCATAAATACCAGAAAATTCAAGAGTAGTCAAGCTTCATTAATTACCATACGAAACATTATGAGTTGAGACATTTCCATACATGAGCAAATGTAAAGTGTATACGTCAAACTTAAATAACTCCAGACTGACGATAAGTAAGTTTTTTCTTGAAACCATCTTAGCAACATAAACGGAACCAAACACAGATCAATAGTGTGGAGTAAGGAGTCAAATAAGTTTGTTGTGTATTTTGTCCGATGCATCATTCTTGTTGGCTTAAAATTTAAGGTTTCCTCATGGACAACTCATGGATTTCGGGAGGAAACACACGAGATTCATTTCTCAACTGAATGCCGATATTCTTTTCCTCCATTTTTTGTAATTCCtctttatttattcaatttcaccaAAGACCCCCCTTATTTGTTAGAAACAACTTCCCCCGGACAATCAGCATAAATGAAACACGAGTAGAACTAGATGTTGTCAATTACCAGCATTTCATCATATGTTCCATATAAAAAAGGTGACTGCTATATGTTGGAAACAAAGCTACATCTAGAGTTGCATAGCTCAAGGCTGACAAGATCGATGAGCTTCGATATGAACAGAAGAAGATAGGTAATTTAGTGGGTTTGGGCTTGACAACAGGAAGCAGGAACACAGCAATTGGCGAAAAAAAGATGCCAAACTACATTAGTACGTAGTAGTATAAGTTCCTGTCAAGGGCAGCTTTCGTACCAGTGCCTAaacaacattgtgaacaagtacAAATACTCCTTCGTTACAAGTCAACCAAacctaacagcagcaacaacattcCTAGTTTATAGTAGGTAGGAGTATAAGTGTATAACTATGcatctagtagtagtagtaattgtACTACAATGTGACAGCAAGCATTAAACAGCACTTAAAACAAAGCAGCCTCGCAAAGACAGATTTAACTCCCGGGGGGCTACAGCAACAGCTCAACCGAACTGCCGAAAATGTCCCTCTGCAGCTCGACAATTGAAGAAAGAAACGCCTCCCGAATCCCCAAAGCAAGGCACCCAACCAGATTtgcgctactactactactagatcCGGAACCAAATCGTGCTGGATTGGGGACGAACATTTCGAATCTTACCGTCCTGGGTGAGGAGGGGGTAATCGGCGGCGCTGAGGGTGACGAACCAGTCCCACTCGGCGTCCAGCCGgagcagggcggcggcggcgcggagcGTGGCGGCGAGGCCGGAGGAGCCCATGGGAGTGCCCGCGGCGGGGCGGCCGACGACGTCGACGTTCCCGAAGGCGGCGACGGCGGGGGCGGCCCGCGCGACGGCGGCGGCCAGCTCGGCCCGCTCGGACTCGGGCGCGTCCGCGGAGAGGTGGAGCAGGTACTGGTTCCTGGGGTGGTAGACGGCGAGGAGCAGGCGCAGGAGCCTGCGGCCGTCCCCGCGCCCGCCCGAGAGCAGGTAGGCGAAGGCGGGCGGCGCGGCGGCCCCGCGGCGCACGTAGGAGGGCGGCGGGAGGCGCGCGAATAGCGCGGAGGAGGCCGAGAAGCCCGAGAGCGCCGAGAGGAATAGCATGAGCGAGACGAAGGAGACCGACACCAGCGGCAGCAGCCACTTGTCCGCTGCCCCCATCCCCGCCGCCCTCCTCCGAGACGAGCAGCACGTCGTTGCTCGCTCGCTCGCTTGCGCGCGCGCTACGAAGCAGCagcaggcggaggaggaggagcagggctgAGCTTCGGCTAGCCGGGCGGGAGGGCGATGCCGAGGCGGCGGGTCAACGGCGATGCAGCAGGGCGGCGGGAtcgcggctagggtttggtttgGCGGCGAGATCGCATCGGGGGGTGGGAatggcgggcgggcgggcgagATCGGCAGCTCGATCtcctctgcctctctctctctctctgctcgcTCGCGTAAtacgtttctctctctctctctctctctctgtgcctGCCTCGCGTACGGAGGTGGGAGAGAGAGCGTGAGGCGCCTGCCTGTCGCTATGTACCGGCGCCAACGCGAGCGGGACACGTCGACCCGGCCGCCCCGCTGCCCATGACACGCCGTCCCCACGACtccgggcccgcacgtcagggggACAACGGCGGCTGGGCCTGGGTGGCGTGGCGATTGGGGCGGGGGCCGCCGGGCAGAGGGAGCGGGGGGTTGTCGGATGGGGCGAGCGAACGGCGCTTGCTTCGCTTAGACGACACTGACTCGTGGGCCACGGCGGGGTGCCGCTCCCGCGCGGTAAAGAATCAGGAATCCATCGGGCGGGGGTGGGTAGGTGGTGGGGATGGCCCGCCGTGTCAGTGAGAGGTCCGGCTGGCCATCGTCGTGGGGCCCGGGTGTAAGCGACCGAGGAGTGCTTCGAGTCCAAGATGGTGGTCATTTAACTGCTCTCTGCTTGATTAGCGTCAATTAAAAAAGGCCATAACACTGCACTTAGTAGTGTCAGCGATCTCTTTCTCCCTCCCTTttctcgcttctctttttgagcaACCGACGGAGACTCTCCTTCTTTTCTCCCACTTTTTCAAATCGAGTCTCAATCGCTTTGCCGCCGCGTGACATCAGGTTAGCTCGAACGACCCCTGCCAACCATCCCATCTTGTACACTCTAGTGCCGTATATGAATGAGCACTGCACGCTCGAAGCTTCACCGGATGTTTCTTCTTTCCTCTTCGAGCTCCACTGGACATCCCATGGATTGTTACTATGGCGGGAAAAAGAATTTCGGTGCCTCGACTCCGACTAATACTTTAGGTTGGTTTTCAGTCATTGCAGGGACGGCATTTGAACAATATGAATGACGTTTTTTTAAGTTAGTAGAAAAACTGTTAAGATTCTATTCATCGACAACGAAGCTCTCGAGTTTATTAAAAAAAGCGACGAAAACCTGTATAACAAGCAACCACACCTTACTAAACTAGAGCAATAGCACACATGGCATACATGAAAATtggtaaaacaaaacaagaatAATTGAGTACACAACAGCCATTGAATGCCCGTATATCATCCATCATGCTCGCGACCGAGCGACTCGACTTCGTTGCAAGAACATGGAAGGCACCCACATTGAACATGTTTGCCACAAGTGTGTTCGTCAACCTCATTGATCTTAAAGCGAGAAGACATGTCCAAAAGGAGGCAAACAAACTTGTCGAGAGGAGGACAAACAGGACTTGTCCGACGCTCCGCATGTCAAGTGTGCTCATGATATCAACACGCGTGCAACaaccatccttgggcaaaccctgGATTCACACCGCCGGCCCGACCATCCACACCACCACCGACCAAGTGTGCTCCACTGGAACCTCTCACGACAATGCTTCCAACCAAATAAGGCAGCCAAGCACACCCATTGCCGATCCGACAAGGCGGATCTCGTTTCACCGAAGAAATGATCACAAAGGCGAAGCGGTGGATCTCCTCGATGATGCCTTCGGAAGAGAAACAACGTCCCGAGATGGTGCCATCATCGGCCTCAGCAAGATTTTTCATCCAGAATCCACACGCAACCACACCATCACGAGCCAACGCCTGCGCACCCAACTCTGCGCGGCCAACACCATGCATCTAGCACGTCGAGCTAAGCACCAACGCATGCCGAACATGACGGATCGGGCCCTTCCCGCTGCATCGCAGATTGTGCCAGAAGGGGAGGCGGCGTCGCGGCCTCGAGGCCAACGCCCCACCTCGGCCATCCGTCACCGCCGCCAGCCTCAGCTGAAGCCATCCTTGGATCTGCTCGCCCGCTGTCGACGGAGGTCATGCATCCAATATCCGCATATGTATGTAGAGAAAACGATCTGCCATCGCCATACTCGAAGCCAGCCAAGcttcgccggcgagcccctcaggGGGCGACAAGGGAAGGGAGGGAGGTGGAGGGAGTAGGCGGTCGGTGAGAGTTTCTCCCCCTGAGTCGTCAGGGGAACGACGCGGGGATTGGGGGAGGGAGGAGAGCTCCCTCGTGTTAGATTCGGGTGCTTATTTTCGAATTGGTCTTTTGATCAACCTTCGGCAAATTTTGTCTTGCAGCATTTTGAGAGAATTTTGCTCACATGTTTTGCGAACCAAGGCAGCACGTAGCAGACCGGTGGTCTCCGGTGGAGGGACACGTTTTTTATCTTTTCTAATAATTGGACGGATCCTAATGCAGATACAAAGAGGAAAATGTGTATAGAGAGAGACAAATGCAATTACACACACCTCCCTCCCCGTAGCGTAGCGTATATCCATCCATCCTGCAATCAGCGTCGACCGAATCACGCCTTGTTCTCTTGCGCGGGGCAACGGCTACTCGCCAACTCCAGAAGGAAGCAGCTGGTCGTCACGCTGCTGTCACCCGATCACGGGTCGCCCGCCACGCCACATGGACCACGACGTGGCGGATCcgatctttttttttttttttccgaTGATAGCGAGATCGATCCGATCTTTTTTTTTTATATGTACAGATAGAATTATCCGATGTTCCTTTTGCTCGGACCTGTCGCCCGCTTCGGACGCCGCGGCCCAGTGTGACAACTGACAAGACCGCGCAGCTCCCAGCCCGCTACACGCGGGAACGGCCCGGTAGCCCAGGTCATCTCCAAGGAGGGAGCCGCTCTCCCCATCCCATGCCGCAACAAACTAACCACCACCACACAACGCACGCACCTGAGCTGGAccaagaagaagacgaggaggctTAAGCCTGAGGCTAAACCCCTCCTCCTCCGCTCATCGCCGGTCGCAGCGGGATGGAGATCAGGGGGCTGGGGCAGATGCTGGCGGCGCTGGCCGCGGCGCTGTTCCTGCGGGTCGCCGCCGCGGGGGCCGGCCCCGCCCTCCTCCCgcccgcggaggaggaggaggaggacgcggaggccggcgagggaggcggcggggtGCGGCCGGTGACCATCCGGTGGGCCCGCGTCACCTGCGCCCTCAAGAACAAGCGCGGGGACATGGTGAGTCGCTCTGATTGGCCCCgccctcccccctctcccactCTCTCCTCGCCGGAGTCCGTGGCCGAACACCTTGCGCGCGCGCCATTGGGCGCACGATAGCGAGGGCCCACGTTCGGCTTGCCCGAGTGGCTGCCGCTGGGCCCTGCTAGGGCGTTGACTGGTTGACCCCGACCCCGCGATGTGTCAGTGGCACTCGACAGTGAGCCATACTGTTAACTGAGACCAAGTCGGATGAATTTTCTGAATTTCCCAGAGCACACACGCCCGACATTGTTCGTCAAGTGCTGCGTAATCATCGCAGGACCTGAGTTGCGTAATTTTGCATCAGACAACGATTCagagtgcacacacacacacactgcaTTGTTGACCCCCGGGCGGGATGTAGCAGTGCCAACAGTGAGGCCAAACTGTTATCGTAGGACAAGTTGCATAAATTTTGCGTGGTCTATTAATCCCTTGTCTGGATTAAAGATCTTCCAGAGTATGCACACCCTGTATCTGTAGGTATTTTTTGTGATGTGTCGCATGATTTTGGCAGGCAAGGTTCTTGCTGTCGAATCTGTCGGGGGAGGCGAAGCCGGGGAGGCTGCTGGCGCTCATGGGGCCGTCAGGGTCCGGCAAGACACGCTGCTCAATGTGCTGGCAGGGCAGCTCACGGCGTCGCCTTCCTTGCACCTCTCGGGCTTTCTCTACGTCAATGGCCAGCCCATGTCGCAGGGCGGTTATAAGTAAGCTATGCTAATTCAACTTTTGGTCTCAGACTCTCAGTTTTCGCAAACATTTGCGGAAGAGAAGTGAGTGTGTTTCTTTGTGTAGGATTGCTTATGTGAGGCAAGAAGACATTTTCTTTTCGCAGCTAACGGTGCAGGAAACACTCTCACTTGCTGCTGAACTACAGCTTCCTGACACGATGtctcgagaggaaggagaagtatgtTGATGATCTTCTGTTTCGTCTTGGATTGGTAAGTCATCGATGATTGATCAATAGCAACTCATTTTTTCAGTTCATCATGGAACCTGGCCTACATGATTGTTGGATGATCTATACATGTTACTCTCAGTCCATCCTGATTTGCGTTTTATAGTACTATAATTATGTATTCCTCCCTTTTTAATGAAAGGTCAACTCTGCTGATTCTATCGTGGGTGATGCAAAAGTACGTGGAATTAGTGGTGGTGAAAA
Coding sequences within:
- the LOC123442501 gene encoding beta-glucuronosyltransferase GlcAT14A-like, whose amino-acid sequence is MGAADKWLLPLVSVSFVSLMLFLSALSGFSASSALFARLPPPSYVRRGAAAPPAFAYLLSGGRGDGRRLLRLLLAVYHPRNQYLLHLSADAPESERAELAAAVARAAPAVAAFGNVDVVGRPAAGTPMGSSGLAATLRAAAALLRLDAEWDWFVTLSAADYPLLTQDDLIHVFSSVPRNLNFIDHTSDIGWKESQRVQPVIVDAGIYLAGRNQFFQATEKRATPDGFKFFTGSPWVILNRRFIEYCIFGWENLPRTLLMYFTNVMLPQEGYFHSVACNSDFRNFTVNNDLRYVAWDDPPQMEPRFLNITHYDEIVGSGVPFARKFQEKEYLLDKIDEKILQRWRHRPVPGAWCTGRKRWFSDPCSQWSNVNIVRPGPQAEKFRRYMDRILEESKSSNSSCAQ